The Lacticaseibacillus rhamnosus DNA window GATTTTCCAAACGTTTGATCTATTAAGTCGTCTAATGTTCCCCCATTGTTTGGTTGGATCGAATCTGAGATGGCAGTATCCGATTCTGCGGCGTGCACACTTGTAACAGCCGAAAGCGGACCAACCGATCCAAGAACTATAGCTAGACCAAGTACTGAGAGTTTCTTTGCGCTGAATTGCATAAATATAATCCTCCTAAATGTCTCTATTACGATTTTAAAGCGTTTGAGATGCTTTTATAAGCAATGAAAATCAGTATAGCGAAACTGATTAGGCCAAAGATAAAGATCGTAGATAAAACGATGCCGCTTTGGGTTTGCTTGTAAAGAAATGCGAGTAACATCGCAATGACGAATGTTACCAAAAATGAAATCCATAATTTTAGCATTGATTTAAACCTCGGAACATATATTTAACAATCTAACTCGATTTTAGCGAGTAGCCGTTGGATTTTCGATCAGCCACCTGCGATAACGCGACCGCCAAGAGGCACTAAGATTGAAAGAAGTACGGTCATCATCACTTCTTCAGCTCCTTCCTTTGTTCTGCATATAGTGTAGGGGATGAACGCTGTTTTTTGTGTTAATATGAAATCATTCATATTTTTGGCTAAAAATTAGGAGTTTATATATTGAAGTATGCAGCGGGTTCTATTTACCATGAAGTACGGCGACGACGAGAACTGAGGATTAAGGAGGTTAGAGGAAACCTCCACCAATCAACGATTTCGCACCTGGAACATGATACGGTTGACATGACCTTAAATACGATGATGAAGATACTTAAACCAACTTTTATGTCGGCTGAAGAATTCTGCCAATTGATTGATGAACAAAGCGAGTCACCAACCTTCATTTTCAAAAAGATTGCGCGTTATTATGATGAAATGAACGTGGCTGGCTTGAAACAGCTAGTGACTGTTTACAAAAGGGATAAATTGCTAACCACACCAAACAGACTGGTTTTATTGACAATCCAAAGCTGCATTGATGAATTATCTGAAAAAAAGCACTTGTTGTCTCAAGATGATTGTGACTTTGTTCAAGGATATCTTCTGCATCCAGGACGATGGTTTAGCTTTGAATATATTGTTTTTGCTAACCTGTCATTTTCAATGCCGGCTAAGATTAACTTAAGAGTTTCCAAGAAAATGGTGCGAGCATACGAACAGTTTCATTTACCCAGTTATGATAGTCTTTTGGTAAATGTCTTATATAATTTATCGACCTCATTTCTTGATCAAGAAGACCCTAAATTATCAGCACGCTTTTTAAACTTTCTTGATTTAGATAAGTTAAATCACAACAATCTTTATATGCGACACCATATAACTTTTCTGAAGCTAGTTATTCGATTTCAAACAAATCCATTAGACAAAGCTAACGTAGAAAAGCTAAAGGTGTTCTTAGAAGCGACTAGGCTTATTGATGAGACTTTATTTAAAAAGAATATTGACTGGATTGAGTCGCTAAAAATAAATCCCGTGATTATTTTAGGGAAATAGAGATAGTAAATTAGACATCACTTAATAATCGTTGACAATCAGTTTTGATTTTTCCTAATGAAGTCATACAAGTTGGCATTTTTTATGACCAAGAAGGTTTGCAGTAGCTAGAAGCAAGAGTGAAACAGAAAGATCGCTTTAAAAAGAATTAGCCAAAATCAACTTTTGTTTTCGAACAGCTGATGAGACTGCACCAATAGTCGTCCTCGTGTGTAGATTTTTTGCTGGAAGTATTTGTAGTGTTAATCTTTGTTGTATGAATCCGGTTTTTGATCCGGTTCCGGGTTATTAGCGTGTTCCGGTGGGCGTTGAGAAAAACCGATATCACGAGTGATGAGCGGGTGGCCTTGCCAGATGAGGTGTTCCAGCAGCGCCATCGTGGTTTTGGCATCACTGAGCGCGGTGTGGGAGGGCAGGTCGATTCCGAGTGCCTCTTTGTAATGTTGCAGTGACGGGGTGTGTTTTTTGCCGATACCGAACGTTTTACGCGCCAGCACCGCAGCATCAAACGCTTGTAGAGGGGCAACTTTGATGGCTAGGCCGGATTCAATGGCGCGGAGATCGTTGCTTAAAGCGAACCCGACAACTAATTCATGCTGGAGCAGCTGTTGCAGCGCAGTTTTAACAAGTGGCAGAGGTTGGCCGTATTTTTCCAATAAGTCGTCGGTAATGCCGGTGATTTTAACCGAGAATGGCATGACGTGATGGCCGGCTGGCAGTTGCGTGAAAATATCGAATGTCTGATCAATCTGATGCTGGCGGATGCGCAACAAACTGATTTCGGTTAAGTCAAGCTGATTGCGATCGGCGACGAATTCGGTGTCGATGACGACATAATCACCGTGAGCAAGGCGGTCAATGACATCGCGGTGGGTTGTCAATGCTGGCTGATCTGAGGCAAGCTCGGTTACTAAAGTGGGGTTAAGCTGCAATGACTTAGCTGCGCGGCGCTGGGCTGCTTGAACTAGCGGCATCTCTTCGCGGGCAAATTTTGCGGCGAGCCGGGCCATCAGTTGATCTGCTTGAACTTGCCGCTGATGTTGTAGTGAGACCAGCGATTGATCCGCGGTGCCAAGGGTAATATCAAATAACCGTGCGAGCCAGATAGCCGCATCAGAAGCCGGAGCGGTAGTGACATACACCCCGTTTATATCGGGCAGAGCGAATGCCACCTGTCCATTTTCTGCCCAGTTGGTTAACCCCAAGGCGAGTAGATGAACCCAATCGCGAAAAGGCCGCATGAAAGCAAACAACTGGCGCTGACGGTCTAACCGATCTAGACGCTTAGCCGCTGCGGACACAGCAGCGGCTAATTGCAAGGCGAGGCTTTTGCGATGATTGCCAAAGTCTTTGAGCTTAAACTTGACTGGTAAAATGGCACTACGCGGGCGCAACATATAACGCAGACGGCCACCTTCCGGGAACCAGCGGGCTAGATCAAAGCTGACATCGCCACGAGGAGAGACCTGATTAACGGTGGCCGGCTGTTTAGCGGTTGGGGTACGATGCTGGAGAACCGCCATCAGTTCGTTGAGTCGGGTGCGAACCTCGGCGGCGTTGCGCGGCTTGATAATCGGATCACGCAGCAAATGATTTAGCTGCCGGCGAGCTTGACGCGGTGAGTGACTTGGCTTGCGATGTGGTCTGGACTGCACCATGATGACAGCCTCCTTTCTTAGCGAGATTAAATCTAAGAACAGTATACCAAGTGTGGCGGGGATTTACATTTTTGGCTCTTGAGTGATGGTTGAGCAGACACAATGAAAGTACAGATTGGTTTTGCGTATGTTAAAACAAAAACAGCCATCTTCGAACTGAAAGTGAGTTGCGGATGGCTGTTTGGATTGTCTCGTAAAGTTTAAATGTTTAACGAGTTTGATCTTACTCAATGTTCAATGTATCGCGGTGTGTGCCTGTTGCAAGAAGCATTAAAATTAACGCTTCAGCATCGACTTTATAAACGAGAAGCCAATCAGGAGCAACACGCAATGCTCGTTCGCCGCTGTGAGCACCCTTTAAAGCATGGTCATGTAGAGAAGCTAATTTTACATGACCTTGACGCTGCAAAGTTGTTGCCTGTCAATATGCATGCAGTTAATCGTCAACATCACTGTATAAATCCTTCATCAAAGCATCGACAGTCTTGAAGCTTTTTATTCGCCCCGCTTTAACATCAGCTTCTGCAACTTGAAGCTGATCAACAAATGACATTGGAGGTGTAAATGGCAATGCACCGGTGTCACCAATCCGTTTCAGGTACATGTTAATAGCCGAGGAAATATCTAATCCCATGCTATTAAGAACATGGAGCGCTCGTTCTTTAGTTTTGGTATCAATCCTAACGCTGATGCGGGATTTTTTGGTCATGTTCATCAACTCCTTCAGCTGAGAATGTACGTCACTTAATGCCAAATTCAACTATAACTTCATTTAACCACATACATTGTTGATTTCAAAAATGCGATGTCTTTAAACGAAGGCAAGGAGCTGGAACGTCATGATCTAGATGAAACAATTTAGCAGATGCGCATAAAATCAACAAAATAAAGGGTTGTAGATTTACGAGATCTAGTTGCGAGATATTGTATTGGTATTACTTTTAAAGGATGGGCTAACATTGGTCGGGAGTACTTACAGAATGACCTAATATACAAGACATATAGAGACTTCATATTCGACAACAAAATGCGGGTATAAATTGTTGACCTCGGAAACGGTATGGGTGTAAATTAAGCGCGGCAAGATGAACTTGAACGCGTCTTCATAAATGCTGTTGTAGAATGTCCGGCTGGTTTCATTCTAAGTAAGCCATATATTTTGGCCTATTGCAGACAGGAGAGAATAAAAATGAAGAGCACATTAATCGGGCTTATTCTTGTTGGGGCATCGGCGTTTGGCATGACTAGCGTGTGAAGGAGATGACCACAAATGGCTGTCTGGGATTTTATTCAGATTGTGTTCACCGCAGTTGTCATTATCTGGATAGTGATAACTTCTAAGGGTAAGGCGGATCGGAGAACAAAGGAACTAATTTGGATAATTATTGGTTTAGTTGTTGTTGGCAACATTGCTGGCTATATCATTGCAAGTGAAAGAAGTCAGTGGGCAATCGCCTATAATTATTCATTTGCTTTCTTCCAATTGGTCATTTTGTGGTCTTTTGCGCGTAACTTTTGAAAACAAGATATAAGGTAGCTCTAGCAATTCGTATGTGAGAATTACTAGAGCTATTTTGTTGCTTGAGGAAAGGTACAACGAAATGCTAGAACGGTCGCACACAGAAATGTCATCGGTTAAGTATTACTTCTCAAGAAAAGGATGAACTGTGATGTTCACAATTATTTTGCGTTTACTAACCTGCTAGCAGTCTTGAAGATACCCCCCTTGTTTTAGAACCAAAATTATGCGATAACTGTTGTATGGATATCAAACAATCAGTCATTACCGAGAATTTTAAACAACGGTTGTTCTTTGCGCTGTCTGATCCCGGTCGATATAAAATTGTCCGCATGCTTTACCACGTGGGCCACGAGATGGGTTGCAACGAGTTGAACGAACACGTGGAGATTGACAAATCAACGATGTCATATCATTTGCGAACACTTCGAGAAATCGGCATGATCACCACACGAACGCAGGGACGGCAAAAGTTTGTCACGTTGAATCGAGAAAAAATTGAAGCAGCGTTTCCGGGATTACTGGAAAGGCTTTAAAAATAAGCAAACCAATGCTTATTTTTTAGCAGTAATTGTTTGATATTTTTAAAACTATAAAATGAACCGGGGGCTTTTTGCATGAAACATCGTCAACTATCCTTACTTTTCTTCTTAGTCATGTTTGTGATCGGGACGGACACTTTCCTGGTTTCACCGCTGTTACCGACACTGACACATTATTATGGCATTACGACCAGCCTTTCCGGGTTTATTGTCAGCGCTTATGCCATTGGATACATGCTGTCAGCGCTGTTGATCGGCCCGATTTCGGATCGCCATGATCGTAAAAAGATCCTGGTTGGTGGGTTAGTCGTTTTCACCGTGGCGACTGCGAGTTGTGGATTAGCGAATACTTTTGCGTGGATGTTGATCACGCGCTTTGTTGCCGGAATTGCCGCTGCGACTGCCGGTCCACAGATTTGGGCTGCGATCCCTGTTTTATTCCCGCGTCAGCAAGTGGTCAAAGTGATGGGCTATGCGACCGCTGGCTTGGCAGTGGCGCAAATCGTCGGCGTTCCTTTAGGCAGTTACTTAGCAGTTTGGTCTTGGCGTTTCCCGTTCTTTTTCGTCGGAGCCATTGCGTTGATCCTGACGCTTTTGGTTATGCGTCTAATGCCTAGTTTGAACGATGCAAAGGCTGCACCGGCATCCGAGAGTATTTATCGGCAGCTAGTCGGTAATCACCCGGTTATGAAGTTGTTAGCGGCGTACTTATTGTTCCAAACGGCCAATTTCTGCGGCTTTGCGTTTATCGGTACGTGGTTTGCTAAAAGTTTCAACTTATCCGTTGGCGCGATTGGCAGCTTTATTCTGTTAATCGGCGTAGGTCAGTTTGTAGGCAGCCTTCTTGGCAGTCGGCTTGTGACATGGTTAGGTCAACCTCACGCCTTTTTACTTGAATTTATCTTGTTCATCATCGGTTATGTGGTGCTACCGTTTGCCAACTCACCACTTGCGGCCACGATTATTCTTGCGCTCATTTATACTATTGGCGGGGCTTTGTTGCCGCTGTTTATGAGCACGTTACAGGAGCATGCCGGTACAGCTCGCAGCACGATCTCGGCGTTGGCCAATGCAGTGATGTATTTAGGCGAAGCAATTGGCGGCGTCATCGGTGGCGTTTTAATCAAGCAGTTTGCCGGTTTTTCCGGAATTGCAACGTTTACGGCAGTGGTCGCGGTGTTGGCAATGCTGTTATATGCACAGCAGGGGTACTTTAAGCAGTTACAGACAAGTAGATAACTTAACTTGCATTGGAAAATGATTCGTCAACCTCGGTTTTGACATCATTGTTTTGCAAATCACGCGTTGACAAGTTGGCGTTGTTTTAACCTGACAGAGACTGTATAATTAAAAGGCAGAACATATGTTTGTATCTTGGAAGGGGAATGTCAATTGCCAGCTAATAAACAAAGATGCGCGTGGGCGGATACCACCAATGATTTAATGCGCCAATATCATGATACCGAATGGGGACGTCCGAGCCATGACAATCGCCACTTGTTTGAGCTGTTGTCACTTGAAATCATGCAAGCAGGATTGAGCTGGCAGACCGTATTAAACAAGCGGGCAGCATTTAAGGCGGCGTTTGCTGATTTCGATTATCAACAAGTTGCACAAATGACGCCACAAATTCCTGCGCTTTTGAAAAATGATCAAATTATTCGGAATCGAATGAAAGTGACGGCGATGATCAAAAATGCCAATGCCGTTGCGCAGTTAGTGGCCAATGGTACGGATTTTGACCATTATGTTTGGAATTTTGTCAGTAACCAACCCATTCAACATCATATTGAGCGGCATGAACAGGTACCGAATACAACCGATTTGGCCAAACAGATGAGCAAGCAGATGAAGAAGGATGGCTTTGCGTTTACCGGTCCTGTGGTTGTGTACTCGTTTATGCAAGCGGCGGGGTTGGTTAACGATCACGAAACAGGTTGCTTTGTTTATCAGCAGCTTGGCCAATAACTGGGGATTTAGATTTTGGATTGACGTAACCATGATTTCACAGCTTTTAAACGGGGAGGTGATCAACAGTACCTATAAACATGGAACAATATAGAATATAAGGGTATAATACGAGCATAATAATCAAGTGGAAGGTGCTCGTATGTTCAAACCAAACGAAATGGCTAAGCGACTTGGTGTGACCGTCAAAACTCTGCAAAAATGGGATAATTCCGGTAAGTTTAAAGCTCATCGAACGCCGACAAATCGACGCTATTACACTGAGGATCAATATTTGGCTTATATCAGTCATAATGATCAACCAAAGAAACGTCTTCAGGTGGCTTATGCTCGAGTATCAAATGTCGGGCAAAAAGATGATCTAGCTAATCAAATTGATTTTTTGCGTCGATATGCTAATGGTAAGGGCATTATTCTTGATGAAGTGATAACGGATATTGGGAGTGGCCTAAACTACAAACGCAAAAAATGGAATGCCTTGTTAGATGATGTGATGGCTGGTCATGTTGAAACTATTTTCGTGACTTATAAAGATCGTTTTGTTCGTTTCGGCTACGACTGGTTTGAACGCCTAGCGCAAAAGTTCGACACCCAAATCGTGGTGTTGAATAACCCTGATCTTTCGCCTCAAGAAGAACTAACTGAAGACCTGATTAGTATTATTCACGTGTTTTCTTGCCGATTATATGGCTTACGTAAATACAAGAAGAAACTTGAAGACGATCCGTCTTTGAAGTAAGTCCCTTAGTTAACTTGAAAGGAGGTGAACACTTTTGATTAAAACGCATAAGATCAAACTATATCCCAATTCAACGATGCGCAAAGAACTAGATAAATTGTTTGATTATCGCCGTTTCGTCTGGAATCAAGCGCTGGAAATCTGGAATGACATGTATGATGCTTCTTTAGTCATGATAGATAAGTCAATACGGCCTAATGAGCGAAAAGTTCGTGATGAACTGGTGGCGAATAAGGCAGATTGGCAGTTTGAACGATCAGCGCGAGTCTTACAGCTTGCCGTGAATGATTTAAGTAAGGCGTGGGCAAACTATTTCAATCCTAAAATGCCCAATCATGACAAGCCTAGGTGGAAGTCGAAAAAGCGATCACGTAAAACTTTTAAAACGGATCGTGCTCAGATAGTCAATGGCAAGCTTCGTTTGGATCAGCCACGTGGTACCAAACTCTGGTATGACATTAAACTGGCTGAACTGCCACGATGGCGGGGTGACATCAAGCAAGTTTGCATCGTTCAAGACGCAGATGGCTACTATGCATCGTTGTCTATTGAAGCTGCAGTCCTAGCTGAAAAAAGACCCATTCGACGGGTTACTGGCGTTGATGTCAATGTGGGCAAGTTCGACTACCGAACTGCCTCCGGTTATGCCATTCAGCCGACAATACCTGCTTCGCTAGCAGCACTTTACGCTCGTATCACGCACTACCAAAAACAGCTTGCCCGTAAACGAACCACAAATCCAAAGCGCTTTAATTCAGCGACCTATCGCGCAACGAGAACCAAGTTGAAGCGAAACTATCAACGCGTTGAACGGATACAAATGGATTTGTTAAACAAATTTACAACCAAGCTAATTGTAGATAACGATCTAATTGGGATAGAAGACTTGGATAATCAGCACATGCGCATGAATCGTCGTCTTGCTAAAAACCTGCATCGTTCAATGTTTGGTAAATTCAAAATCATGATGCAATACAAAGCGGATTGGAACGGCAGTACTTTAATTCTTGCCGATCCAATGTTTCCGAGTACGCAACGGTGTTCAAAATGTGGTTACATCAAAACTGGTGAAGAGAAACTTACTTTGCACGGTAATGCCAAATACCACACTGGACATGACGATTACATTTGCTACCAATGCGGTGCTAGGATGCGGCGCGATGAAAATGCAGTTGATAACCTGATCGATTATGCGAAATCAAAAGTACAGGGGTAGGCTATACCCTAAAAGTTCAAGAGGCGGTCACTGTCATGATGAATTATTTCAGAGTGGGAATATCGCTGTTGACGGGACTAAATGAAATGCTGAATGTCAATCAAGAAAGGAAATATATAGAACCTTTATTGGTGTCAAAGAGACATTCTTCCACATTTTATATAGCAGCGTATTTGATTAAAATACAACAACCCATTTATACTGATTTAAAACCAAAAAGAGGTCTGATCAATGGAAACGACAATTTGTAAGATTGGAGATTCGGTTGGCGTCATTTTTCCACGAGCATTACAAGCTGAAGTTGGCAGAAAATATAAGATTTCTAAAGTTAAGGATACATTTGTGCTGACACCGCTGCGATCTGATTTATTTGCCGCTGCCGCTGATTGGCAAGGATTCAGAGATGCTGTGACTGATGAAGACCTAGCATGGGATGAGATAGAGGACTAAGCGTACGTCATCCTAAATTCAGTCACAGCGGCAGCACTCATCCTTAACAGCTCAAGTAACGAGAGACGAAAAGAACCCACTCGCAATTTTCAGCGAGTGGGTTCTTTAAATAGTGGATGGTGAAAAACTATAAAAGTACTTTCATGATAGGCTTTGACAATAGTTAAGTGTATAATAAGTGTAAGCCTTATTTGCCCGAAATGCCTATGCTTTGGGATTTACCCTTGCACTTATCGCTGACCTATCGGAGGAATTGATCATGGTTTATCGTCAAAAAGCAACGCAACTATCACTTGAATCCTTTGGAAGCGCTCTGGGAACACCGCTCAGCCCGGACAACGAGTGGGTTCAATATGCAGAATTGATCCCATGGGCCAAACTTGAAGAGGCATACCAATTACAGTTCCCTTCAAAAACCGGCCGAGCAGCGAAGCCATTTCGATTGCTTTATGGCGCAACGTTGATCCAGTTGAAGAAAGGCCTGACCGACCGCCAAGTTGTCGACGATATCCGTGATACACCAGCCTATCAGTACTTCATCGGATTACCCGAATATCGCGCTAAGAAGCCATTTGAACACACAACGTTGGTGCACTTTCGCCAACGGCTTTCAGCCATCTCAGATTTGATCCGCAACATTACTAATGACTTCACGCGCGAGCGGTTGGAGGCCGATCTACCTGAGGGGACACATGTTTTGATTAGTGATGCGACTGCCGTTCCGGTCAAGATCAAGTATCCCCAAGATACAACGCTGCTTAACCAGAGTCGTTTGAATCTCGAACAAATGGTCACAGATCTGGCCCACGGGTTAGGTGTGGAAATTCCGCGGACGTACAGACGTGAAGCAAAAGGTAAGTGGACCGCTTTTTCGAGGAAACCGCGGCGTCAAAACAAGGAACGCCGCAAAC harbors:
- a CDS encoding ArsR/SmtB family transcription factor — translated: MDIKQSVITENFKQRLFFALSDPGRYKIVRMLYHVGHEMGCNELNEHVEIDKSTMSYHLRTLREIGMITTRTQGRQKFVTLNREKIEAAFPGLLERL
- a CDS encoding MFS transporter, with amino-acid sequence MKHRQLSLLFFLVMFVIGTDTFLVSPLLPTLTHYYGITTSLSGFIVSAYAIGYMLSALLIGPISDRHDRKKILVGGLVVFTVATASCGLANTFAWMLITRFVAGIAAATAGPQIWAAIPVLFPRQQVVKVMGYATAGLAVAQIVGVPLGSYLAVWSWRFPFFFVGAIALILTLLVMRLMPSLNDAKAAPASESIYRQLVGNHPVMKLLAAYLLFQTANFCGFAFIGTWFAKSFNLSVGAIGSFILLIGVGQFVGSLLGSRLVTWLGQPHAFLLEFILFIIGYVVLPFANSPLAATIILALIYTIGGALLPLFMSTLQEHAGTARSTISALANAVMYLGEAIGGVIGGVLIKQFAGFSGIATFTAVVAVLAMLLYAQQGYFKQLQTSR
- a CDS encoding Rgg family transcriptional regulator → MLKYAAGSIYHEVRRRRELRIKEVRGNLHQSTISHLEHDTVDMTLNTMMKILKPTFMSAEEFCQLIDEQSESPTFIFKKIARYYDEMNVAGLKQLVTVYKRDKLLTTPNRLVLLTIQSCIDELSEKKHLLSQDDCDFVQGYLLHPGRWFSFEYIVFANLSFSMPAKINLRVSKKMVRAYEQFHLPSYDSLLVNVLYNLSTSFLDQEDPKLSARFLNFLDLDKLNHNNLYMRHHITFLKLVIRFQTNPLDKANVEKLKVFLEATRLIDETLFKKNIDWIESLKINPVIILGK
- a CDS encoding DNA-3-methyladenine glycosylase I; amino-acid sequence: MPANKQRCAWADTTNDLMRQYHDTEWGRPSHDNRHLFELLSLEIMQAGLSWQTVLNKRAAFKAAFADFDYQQVAQMTPQIPALLKNDQIIRNRMKVTAMIKNANAVAQLVANGTDFDHYVWNFVSNQPIQHHIERHEQVPNTTDLAKQMSKQMKKDGFAFTGPVVVYSFMQAAGLVNDHETGCFVYQQLGQ
- a CDS encoding type II toxin-antitoxin system RelB/DinJ family antitoxin, with the protein product MTKKSRISVRIDTKTKERALHVLNSMGLDISSAINMYLKRIGDTGALPFTPPMSFVDQLQVAEADVKAGRIKSFKTVDALMKDLYSDVDD
- a CDS encoding 3'-5' exonuclease, yielding MVQSRPHRKPSHSPRQARRQLNHLLRDPIIKPRNAAEVRTRLNELMAVLQHRTPTAKQPATVNQVSPRGDVSFDLARWFPEGGRLRYMLRPRSAILPVKFKLKDFGNHRKSLALQLAAAVSAAAKRLDRLDRQRQLFAFMRPFRDWVHLLALGLTNWAENGQVAFALPDINGVYVTTAPASDAAIWLARLFDITLGTADQSLVSLQHQRQVQADQLMARLAAKFAREEMPLVQAAQRRAAKSLQLNPTLVTELASDQPALTTHRDVIDRLAHGDYVVIDTEFVADRNQLDLTEISLLRIRQHQIDQTFDIFTQLPAGHHVMPFSVKITGITDDLLEKYGQPLPLVKTALQQLLQHELVVGFALSNDLRAIESGLAIKVAPLQAFDAAVLARKTFGIGKKHTPSLQHYKEALGIDLPSHTALSDAKTTMALLEHLIWQGHPLITRDIGFSQRPPEHANNPEPDQKPDSYNKD
- a CDS encoding RNA-guided endonuclease InsQ/TnpB family protein — translated: MIKTHKIKLYPNSTMRKELDKLFDYRRFVWNQALEIWNDMYDASLVMIDKSIRPNERKVRDELVANKADWQFERSARVLQLAVNDLSKAWANYFNPKMPNHDKPRWKSKKRSRKTFKTDRAQIVNGKLRLDQPRGTKLWYDIKLAELPRWRGDIKQVCIVQDADGYYASLSIEAAVLAEKRPIRRVTGVDVNVGKFDYRTASGYAIQPTIPASLAALYARITHYQKQLARKRTTNPKRFNSATYRATRTKLKRNYQRVERIQMDLLNKFTTKLIVDNDLIGIEDLDNQHMRMNRRLAKNLHRSMFGKFKIMMQYKADWNGSTLILADPMFPSTQRCSKCGYIKTGEEKLTLHGNAKYHTGHDDYICYQCGARMRRDENAVDNLIDYAKSKVQG
- a CDS encoding AbrB/MazE/SpoVT family DNA-binding domain-containing protein; this encodes METTICKIGDSVGVIFPRALQAEVGRKYKISKVKDTFVLTPLRSDLFAAAADWQGFRDAVTDEDLAWDEIED
- a CDS encoding IS607 family transposase, whose protein sequence is MFKPNEMAKRLGVTVKTLQKWDNSGKFKAHRTPTNRRYYTEDQYLAYISHNDQPKKRLQVAYARVSNVGQKDDLANQIDFLRRYANGKGIILDEVITDIGSGLNYKRKKWNALLDDVMAGHVETIFVTYKDRFVRFGYDWFERLAQKFDTQIVVLNNPDLSPQEELTEDLISIIHVFSCRLYGLRKYKKKLEDDPSLK
- a CDS encoding type II toxin-antitoxin system mRNA interferase toxin, RelE/StbE family; amino-acid sequence: MQRQGHVKLASLHDHALKGAHSGERALRVAPDWLLVYKVDAEALILMLLATGTHRDTLNIE